CCGCAATGAAGCTGTGAGCCAATCTGCAGCAGCCGCAACAGAGCCGGATCCGGCGCCGGTCCCAACTGCAACTGCAACAGCCCTGTATGTCCCCGCATGGGAATACGGGCCGTACCGCTCTGGCTGATAGCCCGGTTCCATTCGCTTACATCAAGTGCGTCCATCGTCATCTGAACCGATGCAACGGCATCATCCAGCATCTGACGGTCCACTGCCAGCGAAAGGCCATGCCAGCGTGCAATATCCTCTGCCCGCGAAAGCAGGCTGCTCAGGAACTGCGACCCGACGGTCGCCCGATCAGAAGGGCTATCCATCAACTCTTCTGTCGATGCTGCCCCATGGAAGGGCGTGGTGAAGTGCACCAGTGCCCTGTTGGCCTTCGGGACCGGGTCTTGCAAGGGAGACCAGAGACGATCCACCGAACGGATCAGCACCCCTTGGCATGCCGATTTCACCCCCGCCAGATTGATGCCCCGCTCCAGTGCCCGATGGGCTGCTTCCCCCAAACTGTTGCACCAAAGCTGCCCCAGCCCGAACAATCGCAAGGTGACGCGCATGCTGTTCGCGCCAGTGCTGTCTGTCCGCACTAGCCAAGGGCAGGCCAGTCCGGCCATCTGCTTGTTGCTTTGACCATTGAAAAAGACATGCAGGCCGCAGGCCGGGCCCCAGGGGCAGGGCAGTCCCGCCAGTGCCTCACGCGAGGCTGTCGACATCAGTTCCGACCCGATCACCTGACGCACGGCTGCGGGAAAGGCGGGATGTTGAGCCAGCTGTCCGTCTCCTTCGCATTCAAAGGCCAGGTCCTGCATGCTGATTGCAGCCGCAAGGCCCTCCAGATCACACTGACCTTGCGGATGGGCCAGCAAATGCGTCAGTTCGACACCTGATGGTGCAATTGCAGGAGGCGTTAAATGGGTGACAGGGCCTTCCTTATGGCTTTGGTGATGGGCATGGGGTGCATCGAATGGCATTTCGCATCTCCTTTGCGCAGGCGCACATCGGTTCACCGGTGCGCGGCGTCTGATGCACCAGACATGGCAAGGAAAGGGGTCTGCCGTCGCTAAAAAAACGCTACGGGTTTTTAAGCTGGCGTGAACAATCATCTGGAGGGGAGGGCAACTATCGCCCGGCAATGAAAGTGCGCAAGGAGATCAGGCTGCGCTCTGCATCCTCGATTTCCTTGACGATGGAAGCCGTATCGCGATGGTCGATCCGGTGATCTCTAAGCGCAACATCAATTTCGCGCAACACATCGGATGCCTCCAGAACCACCCGATGAGCGGCCTGGTAAAGGGTGTCCTCGGGGTCGCCTTCCGTTTCTCCAATCCGCTCGGCGGCGACATAGGCCGTGCCGCGCAGCAAATAGCTGACGATGGAAGGGTCGGGAAAGACGGCAATCAGACGACGGATTTCGTCCGCAGCAAAAGGGGTGGACCCATTCAGTCGCTGATAGAAGGCCTGATAGCTCAGTCCCATGCGCTTGGCGATGGTTTTGATATCATACCTCTCGCTGCGCGAGATGGCTTGACGCACCAGAAAGGAAAACTGCGCCCCGCGATCCTTGACATGCACATCATCCAGCATTCGCCCCTCCCCAAAAAGACGAGTGCCAGAATAGACAGTGCAACTTTTAATATCAAGTCGGGTGTAGGGCTTCTAACACTTTCAGCTCGGATCAGTCCGCAGCGAGAGAAACAGGGGCCGATTGCGAAAGTTCATCGGCTTTTCCCGGCGTGCCGCGACCGGTTTCACAGCCACACATCACCAGATTGGGTGTGTTTTTGGAGCGTTCAAGGATGTCCGCTAGGCTGTTTTCATTGAGGCTGGCAACAAACTGCTTGACCGCCTTGGACATAAGACGGCTCATTTCGCAGCCGCCAAACATCGGACAGTCTGGTTGGGGGGCATCCTCACAACGAGGGCAAAGGCATTCGACAAAGCCGAAATCCGCCTCCATCACCTTGGCCACATCGCCCATACGGATTTCGGCAGGCTCCTTGCCCAGCTCCAATCCGCCACCGCGCCCGCGCATGGTTTTCAGAAAACCATTGTTCGACAGCTTCGCGATGATTTTCATGCAATGGGTGCGCGACAGATGCAAAGCGCTCGCAACGCTCTCAACCGTCAGATTGCGATCATCATTCATCGCCACCAACATCAGGATGCGGTAGGCATAATCAGTGCCTTTGGCCAGTCTCATCGTTGTTTCCTCAAGCTTGACGCCCCACATTTCTGCGGAAGTTGGCGCATTTTTCCTTGCGCTGCGTCAATTCATGAAAAAAAGGGGAACTTTTAGGGTGTTCCTTTGTCCTGTTGTCGCATCCATGGGACGAGGGGCGGGAGAACGTAACCCGGAGAAGGCTCTCGACAAAGCAACGCGCGCGCGATATCCCATGAACCAGCAAACAAGCCAGAACGAGGAAAGCGGAATGTCAAACCCATTGGAAGAGCGCGTCGTCGATCTCGAAATCCAGCTCGCCCATCAAACCAAGACGGTCGAGGACTTGTCCGATATGGTCTCTCGCCAGTGGGACATGATTGATCGCCTGACCCGCAAGATGAAGTTCCTCCAAGAGGCTGTCGTCGAACTGGAAGACAATGTCGGCCCACCTGCCAACCAGAAGCCACCGCATTACTGAGCTTTACTGAGGGCTGAGCCGCCTTGGGAAATGGACAAACAAAAAGGCCGCCTTCCAATGAGGCGGCCTTTTGTTGCAATTATGCGTGACGGTCAAGCCAGTTTTTTGGAAGCCGCTCGAACTTTGATGGTGGAATCCTGCATCTGTGCCGTCGCCTTGGAAATGGTCTCGATATTCTCGGAGATGGTCGCAACGCCCGTCGACGCCATTTGCATATTGTCGGAAATGTCGCGGGTGACAGCAGCCTGTTCCTCGACAGCTGCGGCGATGTTCTCCGAGATGGCGTTGACTTGTTGGATAACGGATTTGATTTGCTGAATGGCGGAGACGGCGTTGCCCGTTGAGGACTGAACCGAACTGATTTGCGCTGAAATCCGTTCCGTTGCCTTGGTGGTCTGAGATGCCAGTTCCTTGACTTCGGAGGCCACGACGGCAAAGCCTTTTCCAGCTTCACCCGCACGGGCAGCCTCGATGGTGGCGTTGAGGGCCAGCAGATTGGTCTGGGAGGCGATATTCTCGATCAGCTCGATGACCTCACCAATACTCTGAGCATCTTCGGACAGGCCTGCCATGATGCCTTCTGACTGGTTGGCCTCCTGCACGGCTTGACCCGAAACCGAACTGGCCTGCGCAACCTGACGGCTGATTTCCTCGATCGATGCGACCAGTTCCTCAGAGGCCGCTGCCACAGTCTGAACGCTCGAGGAAGCCTGTGTCGCGGCGCTGGCGGCGCTTGCTGCCTGTTGGTTGGTGCCAGTGACGGCATCTGCGACCAGATCAAGATCAGCATCAATGTCTTTCTGGATCGTCATTCGGCGCAGGCGGTTTTCAACGACATCCGTGATGTCTGTGGCAAACTTCACAACCCGTATTGGCTTGCCTGTGTCATCGAGGATTGGATTGTAGGTGGCCAGTATCCAGACCTCTTTGCCACCCTTGCCAATTCGTTTGAATTCCCCGGAATGGTATTGTCCGGAACGCAGGTGGTTCCAGAAGTTGCCATAGTCCGGGCTGTTGACCTGTGAGGGATCGATAAAGACCCTGTGGTTCTGGCCCTTAATTTCCGACAATGCATAGCCGAGTGCATTGCAGAAATTTTCGTTGGCATCAATGATCGTGCCATCCAACTCAAACTCGATCACCGCCTGTGACCGCTGGATGGCTGCAATCTGACCGGCAGAGCGTAGATTTTCCAGTTTCTTCTGTGTGATATCTGCTGCAATCTTGATCACGCGGTATGGGTTGCCGGAACCATCCTTGAGGACGCTGTAGCTGGCCTCAATCCAAATGGTCTCGCCATCCTTTCGAATGCGTGGAAACTCGCCCGTTTGCGCTTTGCCGCAGGCAAGGGCCTTCCAGAACTCAACGTAAGATGAGCTGCTGGCCAGATCATCCTTGACGAAGATACTGTGATGCTTCCCCAAGATCTCATTTAATGAATAGCCCAGCGCGTTGCAGAAATTGTCATTGGCCGTGAGAATGGTGCCGTCGAGATCGAACTCGATCACGGCCCAAGACTCACCAATTGCATTCAGACGTGCCTTATCGAGATTTCCTGAAAGTTTAAACATAGAGTGACCCCACAAGATCAAAGATTTTCCATGACTCTGACTGTATCCAGTAAAATTATCATTAAATCTGACAGTGTTTGATCTAAGGAGAAGAACTAATGTCGAAATACTGATGGTTATAGGTAGTAAAATTAGAAACTGGTTTAAAAACAAATGCGGAATAAATGGATATGGCGATTAGTTATTTACCGATAATTTAGCAAGATCGGCGCGATTTGATTTTACACGCTCCGGTTTAGGTGGGTACAAGTAAGCAATTATACGAACATTAGGTTGTGAACTGGCAATTTGTGTCGATAATCTGTAAGTGCAGTCAATATTTGCGAAGCAACCAATGGTTGATCTAAGAATTGGTTCCAGTTCCATATATGCAGATTTCAATAGCAGCACCTTCGTGACTGCCTACAATCTCAGTCAGATGTTGACCGGTTGTGCTGGCATCACGTCGCCTCCGTGTGCAGGCGGCGCATAAATGCAGGGTTGCATGGGTGCAAAAAAAGGGCAGCCCCGTCGGGACTGCCCTCAATTTCAGCTAGGTACTGAACGGTGATGCTTATTACATCATGCCGCCCATGCCACCCATGCCGCCCATGCCGCCCATATCAGGCATGCCGCCACCAGCGCCTTCTTTGGCAGGTGCGTCAGCAACCATGGCTTCGGTGGTGATCATCAGGCCAGCAACGGAAGCGGCGTCCTGCAGAGCAGTGCGAACCACTTTGGTTGGGTCGATGATGCCAGCTTCGATCATGTCGACATATTTTTCGTTCTGAGCGTCAAAGCCGAGGGTGTCGTTGCCTTCGAGGACTTTGTTGACCACGATGGACCCTTCAACACCAGCATTCTCGGCGATCTGACGGATCGGAGCCTGCAGGGCACGCAGAACGATTTTGATGCCAGCAGTGATGTCAGGATTTTCAGAAGACAACTCAGCAACTTTTTTGGAAGCACGCAGCAGTGCGGTACCACCACCGGTCACGATGCCAGCTTCAACGGCAGCGCGGGTTGCGTTCAGAGCATCGTCAACACGATCTTTGCGCTCTTTCACTTCCACTTCGGTCGAACCGCCAACGCGGATAACAGCAACACCGCCAGCCAGTTTAGCCAGACGCTCCTGCAGTTTCTCACGATCATAGTCAGAAGAGGTTTCTTCGATCTGAGCTTTGATCTGAGCAACGCGGCCTTCGATGCCGTCTTTGTCGCCAGCGCCATCAACGATGGTGGTGGTTTCTTTGGTGATGTTGACTTTCTTGGCGGTGCCGAGCATGTCGAGAGTGACAGACTCAAGCTTGATGCCAACATCTTCAGAAATCACGGTGCCACCGGTCAGGATCGCGATGTCTTCGAGCATTGCTTTACGACGATCGCCGAAGCCAGGCGCTTTAACAGCAGCAATTTTCAGGCCGCCGCGCAGCTTGTTGACAACCAGAGTTGCCAGTGCTTCGCCTTCAATGTCTTCTGCAATGATCAGCAGCGGACGGGAAGACTGAACAACGCTTTCCAGAATTGGAAGCATTGGCTGCAGGTTGGAGAGTTTTTTCTCGTGCAGCAGGATAAACGGATCTTCCAGATCAGCAATCATCTTTTCGGTGTTGGTCACGAAGTAAGGAGACAGGTAACCACGGTCGAACTGCATGCCTTCAACGACTTCCAGCTCGGTTTCTGCGGTTTTGGCTTCCTCGACGGTGATCACACCTTCGTTGCCGACTTTCTGCATGGCATCGGCGATCATTTTGCCGATTTCAGCTTCGCCGTTTGCAGAGATGGTGCCAACCTGAGCGACTTCGTCAGAATTGTTGATTGGCTGGGAAGCAGCTTCCAGAGCTTTATGCGCTTCAGCAACGGCCAGATCGATGCCGCGCTTCAGGTCCATTGGGTTCATGCCTGCAGCAACAGACTTGTGCCCTTCACGAACGATGGCCTGTGCCAGAACGGTTGCCGTGGTGGTGCCATCGCCAGCGATATCGTTGGTTTTGGAAGCCACTTCACGCACCATCTGTGCGCCCATATTCTCGAACTTATCTTCCAGCTCGATTTCCTTGGCAACGGTCACACCATCTTTGGTGATGCGTGGAGCGCCGAAGGATTTGTCGATAACCACGTTGCGGCCTTTAGGGCCCAGGGTGGTTTTTACAGCGTTGGCAAGAATGTCTACACCACGCAGCATTTTTTCGCGTGCATCAGCACCGAACTTGACTTCTTTAGCAGCCATTTGAGCTCTTCCTGAAATCTATAAACTTGGAATGTGAGGCGATACGACGTCGGATCCGGCCTTAGCCCATGATGCCGAGAATGTCGTTCTCTTTCATGATCAGCAGATCTTCACCGTCGATCTTGACTTCGGTGCCAGCCCATTTGCTAAACAGCACACGGTCACCAGCCTGCACGTCAAGTGCAACCAGTTTGCCAGCTTCGTCACGAACGCCGCTGCCTACAGCAACAACTTCGCCTTCAGACGGCTTTTCTTTGGCGGTATCAGGAATGATGATGCCACCGGCGGTTTTCTCTTCGGATTCCAAACGGCGTACAACGACGCGGTCATGCAGAGGACGGAATTTCATCTCTGAAACGTTCCCTAATCTGTTATGCAGTCCCCGGACCCTGGTTGGGCATGCTATGCCCCTACCATTTATAGCGGCATCCGAGCGATCTGCTCCTCGTTCAACAAGTGTATTAGCACTCCTAATAGGCGAGTGCTAACGACGGTCTCTCATTTAGGCAAGGCATAGGGAGAAGTCAACAATTGAGACAAATTTTTTTGCCATCTGGCGCCTCGCTGACAGACAAAAACCATAGGGCTTGGTCTCCAAACGGTTTCCAGAGGCTGTGTGCCAAAGGGGGGAGGGCTGGAAATCTCAAGGCGCGGTCCAAAGGACCTTATCTGTTTGCATGATGGCGTACCAGATGGGCAAGCACGCTGCTCAGCCGTTCATCCAGAGAGCCAGAGACGCAAATAAAATCATGGCCCATGGCTTCCAGCTCGGTTTTGAAGCGTTTGAGAAACAGCCCGCGTAGGTCCGGCGCATCACGCTGGCCATCGTCAACCCAAGGCCAGTCCACATCGCACAATATATAGAGACGGGGCGTATAGGGGGGCTTGGCGAGGCGCTTCTTGTGGCGCTCCGACCATTGCTCCCACAAGGCCCAGAGCGGGGTGTTGATCTCATCTTCGTAATAATGACAGCTATAGACGAGGGAAGAGACGAGATCGGTGTCACAAACCAGCAGCCGGTTCTGCTCGCTGGCCTGTTCGGCACCGCGTTCTTCATTCACCCACTGGCCCTGTGCAATCGGGATGGCATCTTCTAGTGTCAGGCTGCCTTCTACTTGGAAATAGTCTCGCAGATATTCCGGTACCAGAACACCATCCAGATGCTCGGCCAAGGCTTTGGCAAGGGTTGTCTTGCCAGTGCTTTCAGGCCCGGTCAGGACAAGGCGGGGCAAACGTGAAACAGCCATTGATACTCACCGTTCCGGCATGTGCCAGTCACTTTCGACAGATTTGCGGCGCGAGAGACGAATGGCAAGGCCAACCGAAACCCCGACACCGATCGCGACGGTTAAATCCACTAGGACTGTCAGAATAAGCGTAAGCAGCAGCAGCGCAAGCTCGGTTCTGTCTCCACGCAGATATTCTCCCCACTTGTGGACTTCGCACATATTCCATGCGGTCAACATCAACAGGGCGGCAAGCGCTGGCATCGCCAATCCAGCCGCCAGCGGGGCGGCAAACAGCATGGCCAGCAGGATCACGATCGAATGAACAATCCCCGCAACCGGGGTCTTGCCACCTGCTTTCACATTGGTTGCCGTGCGGGCAATGGCTCCGGTGGCTGGCATGCCGCCAAACAGGGACGAGGCCACATTGGCAGCCCCCTGAGCCAACAGCTCCGCATTCGGGCGATGATTGCCATCAATCATCCGGTCCGCCACCATGGCTGACAACAGGGATTCGACCCCAGCCAGAAAGCAGATGATCAGCGCGGAAGGAAACAGCTCAATGACCCGCCCAATCGACAGATCCGGGAATGCCGGGACCGGCAATTTACTTGGCAGCGCCCCAAAGCGTCCACCCAGCGTATCCACGGGCAATTGCAGCAGGGCCACCATCACCGATCCGACCGCAACCGCAATGATCAGGCCGGGAAAGCGTGGTAAGGCATGGCGCAAGCCGACAATCAACAACAGCGTGCCCAAAGCTATGATGAAGGCGGCCAGATTGAAGCTGTCGAGGCCATTCCACAGGACGGGCAGTTTTTCAAGGAAATCCGCTGGAACCGACGCAAGATCCAGCCCCATGAAATCCTTGATCTGGCTGGAGCCGATAATGATGCCGATGCCGATGGTAAAACCATTGACCACCGCATCGGGGATATAGGCGATCAAGCGTCCGACCCGGAAAAACCCCGCCACCAGCAAAATCAACCCGGCCATGAAACTCGCCAAAACCAGACCATCATAGCCATGGGTGGCAATCACGTCATAGACAACAACGATGAAGGCCCCGGTTGGACCGCCAATCTGGACCCGGCTGCCGCCCAGCAGCGAAATGAAGAAACCGGCAACAATCGCCGTGATCAATCCATTGCCCGGATCAGCCCCCGACGCAATGGCGATCGCCAGACTAAGCGGGATCGCCACCATCGCCACCGTGATCCCCGCCATGCAGTCGGCTGCAAAGGCGCGGCGATTATACGTGCGAAGGGTGGTCAGTAGCTTTGGTTGGCGCATGGATCAGCCTGTCCTGACAAAAGGCGTGCGACGGGCGCTCTGCCCCTGCACGCGGGGGGCAGGCCATCCTAGACACGAATAGGTGTTTTCGAGAGGGTACGGCAAAAGGCTGGCCTGATAGATTACGACCTGCTTAAGGCTTTTGCTCTCACGGCTCAAGCCCTGCCTTCGACTGAAAGAGGCGGGCATTGCTGCAATGCATGGATGGGATAGCTGGAAGGGCGAAACAGGCCCTGATGCCATGCAAAGTCAGCACAGCTGACGATCATGCTCAAACTCTGGATCGACCTGCAAGTCGCTATGGGCGATCTCTTTTTCGAAATGCACCCGCAGAATGTCATCGCGGCCATGGCTGGGCAGGGCGCGCTTGGTTTCCCTGAAACCGAGATGCTCATAGAAACCAAGAAGCTCGTCCATGACTTCCGGCGTGTGCAGCCGCAAATGTGGGCATCCACGAGACTCGGCAATCATTTCGGCATCCTGCAGCAGCATCGTGCCCAGTCCACGTCCCTGATGATCAGGATGGATCGCCACCGTATCGACATGAATATGGTCCTTGCCTTCTCTCAAGCAAAGGACACCGAGGATGGCATCACCGTCCTCGTCTTTCAGAATATAGAGATTGCGCTGATCGACATAGTCGCCAAGATCGGACCAGGCATCGTCCGGGATCGTCTTCTTCATGCGAGCGGCAACGGGGGAGAAGGCGGAGAAAATGAGTGGCCGGATATGAGCAATCTGCTCGGCCTTGGCGAGACGCAATTGTGCTGTCATCGGATTATCCTTATATCAACCGGCCTGACATGGGCCTCGCCCGAATGGCGATGGCGACCGACTTTGAACGGGTTCTTTGGTTCTTGCCGGTTATGCACTGAAACAGATGACAATAATGTGACGCCGTGCCCAACCTTCGCGCTTCTCGACACATCTGTCAGCGTGGCAGCTGAATGGTTGCTTTCAGCCCGCCGCCAGAACGATTGGTCAGTGTGATGTCACCCCCATGGCTGCGGATGATTGTGCGCGTGATCGACAATCCAAGCCCGACGCCTCCTGT
This genomic stretch from Cohaesibacter intestini harbors:
- a CDS encoding GNAT family N-acetyltransferase; its protein translation is MTAQLRLAKAEQIAHIRPLIFSAFSPVAARMKKTIPDDAWSDLGDYVDQRNLYILKDEDGDAILGVLCLREGKDHIHVDTVAIHPDHQGRGLGTMLLQDAEMIAESRGCPHLRLHTPEVMDELLGFYEHLGFRETKRALPSHGRDDILRVHFEKEIAHSDLQVDPEFEHDRQLC
- a CDS encoding AAA family ATPase; the encoded protein is MAVSRLPRLVLTGPESTGKTTLAKALAEHLDGVLVPEYLRDYFQVEGSLTLEDAIPIAQGQWVNEERGAEQASEQNRLLVCDTDLVSSLVYSCHYYEDEINTPLWALWEQWSERHKKRLAKPPYTPRLYILCDVDWPWVDDGQRDAPDLRGLFLKRFKTELEAMGHDFICVSGSLDERLSSVLAHLVRHHANR
- a CDS encoding SulP family inorganic anion transporter gives rise to the protein MRQPKLLTTLRTYNRRAFAADCMAGITVAMVAIPLSLAIAIASGADPGNGLITAIVAGFFISLLGGSRVQIGGPTGAFIVVVYDVIATHGYDGLVLASFMAGLILLVAGFFRVGRLIAYIPDAVVNGFTIGIGIIIGSSQIKDFMGLDLASVPADFLEKLPVLWNGLDSFNLAAFIIALGTLLLIVGLRHALPRFPGLIIAVAVGSVMVALLQLPVDTLGGRFGALPSKLPVPAFPDLSIGRVIELFPSALIICFLAGVESLLSAMVADRMIDGNHRPNAELLAQGAANVASSLFGGMPATGAIARTATNVKAGGKTPVAGIVHSIVILLAMLFAAPLAAGLAMPALAALLMLTAWNMCEVHKWGEYLRGDRTELALLLLTLILTVLVDLTVAIGVGVSVGLAIRLSRRKSVESDWHMPER
- the groL gene encoding chaperonin GroEL (60 kDa chaperone family; promotes refolding of misfolded polypeptides especially under stressful conditions; forms two stacked rings of heptamers to form a barrel-shaped 14mer; ends can be capped by GroES; misfolded proteins enter the barrel where they are refolded when GroES binds), which encodes MAAKEVKFGADAREKMLRGVDILANAVKTTLGPKGRNVVIDKSFGAPRITKDGVTVAKEIELEDKFENMGAQMVREVASKTNDIAGDGTTTATVLAQAIVREGHKSVAAGMNPMDLKRGIDLAVAEAHKALEAASQPINNSDEVAQVGTISANGEAEIGKMIADAMQKVGNEGVITVEEAKTAETELEVVEGMQFDRGYLSPYFVTNTEKMIADLEDPFILLHEKKLSNLQPMLPILESVVQSSRPLLIIAEDIEGEALATLVVNKLRGGLKIAAVKAPGFGDRRKAMLEDIAILTGGTVISEDVGIKLESVTLDMLGTAKKVNITKETTTIVDGAGDKDGIEGRVAQIKAQIEETSSDYDREKLQERLAKLAGGVAVIRVGGSTEVEVKERKDRVDDALNATRAAVEAGIVTGGGTALLRASKKVAELSSENPDITAGIKIVLRALQAPIRQIAENAGVEGSIVVNKVLEGNDTLGFDAQNEKYVDMIEAGIIDPTKVVRTALQDAASVAGLMITTEAMVADAPAKEGAGGGMPDMGGMGGMGGMGGMM
- the groES gene encoding co-chaperone GroES, with product MKFRPLHDRVVVRRLESEEKTAGGIIIPDTAKEKPSEGEVVAVGSGVRDEAGKLVALDVQAGDRVLFSKWAGTEVKIDGEDLLIMKENDILGIMG
- a CDS encoding RrF2 family transcriptional regulator, yielding MRLAKGTDYAYRILMLVAMNDDRNLTVESVASALHLSRTHCMKIIAKLSNNGFLKTMRGRGGGLELGKEPAEIRMGDVAKVMEADFGFVECLCPRCEDAPQPDCPMFGGCEMSRLMSKAVKQFVASLNENSLADILERSKNTPNLVMCGCETGRGTPGKADELSQSAPVSLAAD
- a CDS encoding methyl-accepting chemotaxis protein, with the protein product MFKLSGNLDKARLNAIGESWAVIEFDLDGTILTANDNFCNALGYSLNEILGKHHSIFVKDDLASSSSYVEFWKALACGKAQTGEFPRIRKDGETIWIEASYSVLKDGSGNPYRVIKIAADITQKKLENLRSAGQIAAIQRSQAVIEFELDGTIIDANENFCNALGYALSEIKGQNHRVFIDPSQVNSPDYGNFWNHLRSGQYHSGEFKRIGKGGKEVWILATYNPILDDTGKPIRVVKFATDITDVVENRLRRMTIQKDIDADLDLVADAVTGTNQQAASAASAATQASSSVQTVAAASEELVASIEEISRQVAQASSVSGQAVQEANQSEGIMAGLSEDAQSIGEVIELIENIASQTNLLALNATIEAARAGEAGKGFAVVASEVKELASQTTKATERISAQISSVQSSTGNAVSAIQQIKSVIQQVNAISENIAAAVEEQAAVTRDISDNMQMASTGVATISENIETISKATAQMQDSTIKVRAASKKLA
- a CDS encoding phage regulatory CII family protein, with product MLDDVHVKDRGAQFSFLVRQAISRSERYDIKTIAKRMGLSYQAFYQRLNGSTPFAADEIRRLIAVFPDPSIVSYLLRGTAYVAAERIGETEGDPEDTLYQAAHRVVLEASDVLREIDVALRDHRIDHRDTASIVKEIEDAERSLISLRTFIAGR
- a CDS encoding SlyX family protein, translated to MSNPLEERVVDLEIQLAHQTKTVEDLSDMVSRQWDMIDRLTRKMKFLQEAVVELEDNVGPPANQKPPHY